A window of Flexistipes sp. contains these coding sequences:
- a CDS encoding cytochrome c oxidase subunit 3 family protein gives MTHNINKDYIGAKIGMWLFLFTEILLFGGLFVLYSVYLHRYPDEFHLAGQELNVYFGTANTLVLLTSSFSMALSITALQKENKKLCMVLLIITMVLACVFLVNKYFEWGAKIHHGIYPDSPTLLERPKGEIIFFGLYYIMTGLHGLHVLIGALIIFVVLVLVAKNRVTSSDFVAVENTGLYWHLVDMIWIYLFPLFYLVV, from the coding sequence ATGACGCACAATATCAATAAGGATTATATTGGTGCCAAAATCGGCATGTGGCTTTTCCTTTTTACGGAGATTCTCCTTTTTGGCGGTCTTTTTGTGCTTTACAGCGTTTATCTGCACAGATACCCGGACGAGTTCCATTTGGCGGGTCAGGAGCTGAATGTATATTTCGGCACGGCAAATACTCTTGTTCTGCTTACAAGCAGTTTTTCTATGGCTTTGTCCATAACGGCTTTGCAAAAAGAGAATAAAAAACTTTGCATGGTTCTCCTGATTATTACAATGGTTTTAGCATGTGTTTTCCTTGTGAATAAATATTTCGAATGGGGAGCAAAAATACACCATGGCATCTATCCGGATTCCCCCACACTTCTTGAAAGACCCAAAGGTGAGATAATTTTCTTCGGACTGTATTATATAATGACAGGTCTGCACGGGCTGCATGTTTTAATAGGAGCGCTTATTATCTTTGTTGTTTTGGTACTTGTCGCTAAAAACAGGGTGACAAGTTCGGATTTTGTGGCAGTGGAGAATACGGGGCTTTACTGGCACCTGGTGGATATGATCTGGATTTATCTGTTTCCGTTGTTTTATCTTGTTGTGTAG
- a CDS encoding cytochrome C oxidase subunit IV family protein: MHAEEKHIVEFNVLFKVLIALFVLTGVTVLAGNIDLGYFNVVVALLIATAKASLVVFFFMHLKYEGGLFKIMVLLAFVILAIFIGFTFFDVAFRAN, encoded by the coding sequence ATGCATGCTGAAGAAAAACATATTGTAGAGTTTAATGTATTGTTTAAAGTGCTGATTGCACTTTTTGTGCTTACAGGTGTGACAGTTCTGGCCGGAAATATTGATCTGGGTTATTTTAATGTGGTAGTTGCACTTTTAATTGCTACGGCCAAAGCTTCCTTAGTGGTTTTTTTCTTCATGCATTTAAAATATGAAGGCGGTTTATTTAAGATAATGGTTTTACTGGCTTTTGTTATTCTTGCAATATTTATAGGTTTTACTTTTTTTGATGTGGCATTCAGGGCAAATTAA
- the coxB gene encoding cytochrome c oxidase subunit II: MYPQLDSVQKVDIAFYYIIGISILILIGIVLTMLYFLYKYNHKRNPEPADIKGSLLAETLWTVIPTLIAISMFLVGWDSFTALRSAPESAMNINVEARMWSWKFTYPEGFSADELYVPVGKPVKLNITSKDVIHSFYAPAYRIKVDAVPGMNTYTWFNPSEKGVFDVYCAEYCGVGHSNMMSKIHVVSSEKYEKFINKRISEKESAVTLPQLLKKYNCTDCHSLDGTVLVGPTLKDIYKKEVTVIENGKEKTVTADKDYLRESILNPSKKVVKGFDAIMSSYKNDISEKDLEMMLSLFAGEKISESKIDGKKVAEDSGCFGCHSTDGTVTVGPSFKRMYKSKESVIRNGKKIETIVDEQYLRDSIQQPGKDIVAGFDPMMPSYNDLSKEELDALVEYIKNAGKK; encoded by the coding sequence ATGTATCCACAGCTGGATTCCGTTCAGAAAGTTGATATCGCTTTTTATTACATAATAGGTATTTCCATTCTGATTCTGATAGGCATAGTTTTGACTATGTTATATTTTCTTTACAAATACAATCATAAACGGAATCCGGAGCCTGCGGATATTAAGGGCAGTCTTTTGGCTGAAACATTGTGGACGGTTATTCCCACGCTCATAGCGATAAGCATGTTTTTAGTTGGGTGGGACAGCTTTACTGCGCTTCGTTCTGCTCCGGAAAGCGCTATGAATATAAATGTTGAAGCGAGAATGTGGTCGTGGAAGTTTACGTATCCGGAAGGATTTTCCGCCGATGAACTGTATGTCCCTGTGGGCAAGCCTGTAAAATTGAATATTACTTCCAAAGATGTCATCCACAGCTTTTATGCTCCTGCGTACCGTATTAAGGTGGATGCCGTTCCCGGTATGAATACTTATACGTGGTTCAATCCATCTGAAAAGGGCGTATTTGATGTGTATTGTGCCGAATACTGCGGCGTAGGACACTCCAATATGATGTCGAAAATTCATGTTGTAAGCAGTGAAAAATATGAAAAATTTATAAATAAGAGGATCAGTGAGAAAGAATCGGCCGTGACTTTGCCGCAATTATTGAAAAAGTATAACTGTACGGATTGTCATTCACTCGATGGAACAGTGCTGGTAGGACCTACATTGAAAGATATTTATAAAAAAGAAGTTACGGTCATTGAAAACGGTAAAGAAAAAACGGTGACAGCCGATAAAGACTATTTGAGAGAATCGATATTAAATCCATCTAAGAAAGTTGTTAAAGGCTTTGATGCTATTATGTCCTCGTATAAAAATGATATATCTGAAAAAGATTTGGAGATGATGCTCAGCCTCTTTGCAGGTGAGAAAATTTCAGAGAGCAAAATAGACGGCAAGAAAGTTGCTGAAGATTCAGGGTGTTTCGGATGCCATTCGACAGACGGGACTGTGACCGTAGGCCCGTCATTTAAGAGGATGTATAAATCCAAAGAGAGTGTTATAAGAAACGGCAAGAAGATAGAAACAATTGTGGATGAACAATATCTAAGGGATTCTATACAGCAGCCAGGTAAAGATATTGTTGCAGGGTTTGACCCTATGATGCCTTCATATAACGATCTAAGTAAGGAAGAATTAGATGCCCTCGTTGAGTATATAAAAAATGCGGGCAAAAAATAG
- a CDS encoding UbiA family prenyltransferase, producing the protein MLKLFRINISLMVVLSAYFGFYLSGGSFKSEVFSVIFAVLLHSFGNSAINQVQERDTDKLMPRTMNRPVVTGMISPSKALALGLLLIGLSLLIPLLTGHYLVALLLVINLVIYNIIYTPLKRKYSYALLAGSLCGAIPPVIGWGIYHNPGSLNRIILIAAIFYLWQVPHFLFLTEKYRDEYKNAGIKIIINELGYRNYYKILSVWLLCYLFALIFAIALLLQSGYLKIAVILIETIIIIMIMTFLKNKAGIKFTLINISILIFVFSFFL; encoded by the coding sequence ATGCTGAAACTGTTCAGGATAAATATTTCCCTGATGGTGGTTCTTTCCGCTTATTTCGGATTTTATCTCAGCGGCGGCTCATTTAAGTCCGAAGTATTTTCCGTTATTTTCGCAGTTCTTCTGCACTCTTTCGGCAATTCTGCTATAAATCAGGTTCAGGAACGGGATACAGACAAGTTGATGCCACGAACGATGAACCGTCCAGTTGTAACCGGCATGATAAGCCCTTCAAAGGCGCTTGCTCTTGGATTATTATTGATAGGTTTATCGCTTCTCATCCCTTTACTGACAGGACATTATTTGGTTGCACTTTTACTTGTCATAAATTTGGTGATATATAACATTATTTATACGCCTTTAAAGCGGAAATACTCTTATGCTTTACTTGCAGGATCCTTGTGCGGGGCTATACCTCCGGTTATCGGGTGGGGGATCTATCATAACCCAGGTTCTTTGAACAGAATAATTTTGATTGCGGCAATATTTTATCTGTGGCAGGTGCCGCATTTTCTGTTTCTTACCGAAAAATACAGGGATGAATACAAAAATGCAGGTATCAAAATAATTATTAATGAGCTGGGATATCGTAATTATTATAAGATTCTTTCAGTATGGCTTCTTTGCTATTTATTTGCTCTTATCTTTGCAATAGCGTTACTGCTGCAGAGCGGCTATCTGAAAATTGCTGTAATATTAATTGAGACAATAATAATTATAATGATAATGACTTTTCTGAAAAATAAGGCAGGGATAAAATTCACCCTTATTAATATCTCTATACTGATTTTTGTTTTTTCCTTTTTTCTCTAA